Proteins from a genomic interval of Streptococcus sp. D7B5:
- a CDS encoding peptide deformylase has product MEKKIVRDVLFLSQVSKPASQEDLYLAKDLQDTLLANRETCVGLAANMIGVQKRVIIFNLGLVPMVMFNPVLLSYIGPYETEEGCLSLTGVRSTTRYETIMVSYRDSKWQEQTITLTGFPAQICQHELDHLEGRII; this is encoded by the coding sequence ATGGAAAAGAAAATTGTCCGAGATGTCTTATTCTTGTCGCAGGTCTCGAAACCTGCAAGTCAGGAAGACCTTTATCTGGCTAAGGATTTGCAGGATACCCTGCTGGCTAATCGCGAGACCTGTGTCGGTCTAGCGGCCAATATGATTGGTGTGCAGAAGCGTGTCATTATCTTTAATCTTGGCTTGGTTCCCATGGTTATGTTTAATCCCGTTCTCCTTTCCTACATAGGACCTTACGAGACAGAGGAAGGGTGTTTGTCCTTGACTGGGGTGCGATCAACAACTCGTTATGAAACGATTATGGTTTCCTATCGAGATAGTAAGTGGCAGGAACAGACCATTACGTTAACAGGTTTTCCAGCTCAGATCTGCCAACATGAACTGGATCATTTGGAAGGACGGATTATTTAG
- the mntE gene encoding CDF family manganese efflux transporter MntE: MNQSMSNLKLAERGAIISISTYLLLSAAKLATGHLLHSSSLVADGFNNVSDIIGNVALLIGIRMARQPADRDHRFGHWKIEDLASLITSIIMFYVGFDVLRDTIQKILSREQTPIDPLGAILGIISAAVMFAVYLYNTRLSKKSKSKALKAAAKDNLSDAVTSLGTTIAILASSFNYPIVDKLVAIIITFFILKTAYDIFIESSFSLSDGFDDRLLEDYQKAIMEIPKISKVKSQRGRTYGSNIYLDITLEMNPDLSVYESHEIADQVESMLEERFGVFDTDVHIEPAPIPEDEILDNVYKKLLMREQLIDQGNQLEELLAEDFLYIRQDGEQMDKVAYQAEKELKAAIKDIQITSISQKTKLICYELDGIVHTSIWRRHETWQNIFHQETKKEDKQ, encoded by the coding sequence ATGAACCAATCCATGTCAAATCTCAAATTGGCAGAGCGCGGAGCCATTATCAGCATTTCGACCTACCTCCTCTTGTCTGCTGCAAAATTGGCAACTGGCCACCTCCTGCATTCTTCCAGTTTGGTGGCAGATGGTTTCAACAACGTATCGGACATCATTGGAAACGTTGCTCTCTTGATTGGGATTCGGATGGCCCGCCAACCTGCAGACCGTGACCATCGCTTTGGTCACTGGAAGATTGAAGATTTGGCTAGCTTGATTACTTCCATCATCATGTTCTATGTTGGTTTTGATGTGCTTCGGGACACCATTCAGAAAATCCTTAGTCGGGAACAAACACCTATTGATCCTTTGGGAGCGATTCTAGGAATCATTTCAGCAGCGGTCATGTTTGCTGTTTATCTCTATAACACACGCCTCAGTAAGAAATCCAAATCCAAGGCTCTCAAGGCAGCTGCTAAGGACAATCTTTCCGATGCTGTCACCTCGCTTGGGACGACCATTGCTATCCTAGCCAGCAGTTTCAATTACCCTATCGTGGATAAATTGGTCGCTATCATCATCACCTTCTTTATCTTAAAAACAGCCTATGATATCTTTATCGAGTCTTCCTTCAGTCTTTCAGATGGTTTTGATGACCGTCTGCTAGAGGACTACCAAAAGGCCATCATGGAGATTCCAAAGATTAGTAAGGTCAAGTCCCAAAGAGGGCGTACCTACGGTAGCAATATCTACCTTGATATCACCTTAGAAATGAATCCCGACTTATCAGTCTATGAGAGTCACGAAATTGCGGACCAGGTCGAATCCATGCTGGAAGAGCGTTTTGGAGTCTTTGATACCGATGTCCATATCGAGCCAGCTCCCATACCTGAGGACGAGATTTTAGACAATGTCTATAAAAAACTGCTCATGCGTGAGCAATTGATTGACCAAGGAAATCAGCTAGAAGAACTCCTTGCTGAGGACTTTCTCTATATCCGTCAAGATGGAGAGCAGATGGATAAAGTCGCTTATCAAGCCGAAAAAGAACTTAAAGCTGCTATTAAGGATATTCAAATCACTTCCATTAGTCAGAAAACCAAGCTCATTTGCTATGAGCTAGATGGCATCGTCCATACCAGTATCTGGCGTCGCCATGAGACTTGGCAAAACATCTTCCATCAGGAAACTAAAAAAGAAGACAAACAGTGA
- a CDS encoding cation-translocating P-type ATPase — protein MSKEQKRQAFYTQSPEEVLKSVEATEQGLSSSEAQKRLAEYGRNELEEGEKKSLLVKFIEQFKDLMIIILVAAAILSVITSGGEDIADAIIILAVVIINAAFGVYQEGKAEEAIEALKSMSSPAARVIRDGHMAEIDSKELVPGDIVALEAGDVVPADLRLLEANSLKIEEAALTGESVPVEKDLTVELSADAGIGDRVNMAFQNSNVTYGRGLGVVVNTGMYTEVGHIAGMLQDADETDTPLKQNLNNLSKVLTYAILVIALVTFVVGVFIQGKNPLGELMTSVALAVAAIPEGLPAIVTIVLALGTQVLAKRNSIVRKLPAVETLGSTEIIASDKTGTLTMNKMTVEKVFYDAVLHDSADDIELGLDMPLLRSVVLANDTKIDAEGNLIGDPTETAFIQYALDKGYDVKGFLEKYPRVAELPFDSDRKLMSTVHPLPDGKFLVAVKGAPDQLLKRCVARDKAGDVAPIDEKVTELIHTNNSEMAHQALRVLAGAYKTIDSIPENLTSEELENNLIFTGLIGMIDPERAEAAEAVRVAKEAGIRPIMITGDHQDTAEAIAKRLGIIDENDSEDHVLTGAELNELSDEEFEKVVGQYSVYARVSPEHKVRIVKAWQKQGKVVAMTGDGVNDAPALKTADIGIGMGITGTEVSKGASDMILADDNFATIIVAVEEGRKVFSNIQKTIQYLLSANTAEVLTIFLSTLFGWDVLQPVHLLWINLVTDTFPAIALGVEPAEPGVMTHKPRGHKSSFFSGGVLSSIIYQGVLQAAIVMSVYGLAIAYPVHVGDNHAIHADALTMAFATLGLIQLFHAYNVKSVYQSILTVGPFKSKTFNWSILVSFILLMATIVVEPLEGIFHVTKLDLSQWAIVLAGSFSMILIVEIVKFVQRKLGLDKNAI, from the coding sequence ATGTCAAAAGAACAAAAACGCCAAGCGTTTTACACTCAAAGTCCTGAAGAGGTCTTGAAGTCAGTTGAAGCAACTGAGCAAGGTCTTTCGTCAAGCGAAGCGCAGAAACGTCTAGCTGAATATGGACGCAATGAACTGGAAGAGGGTGAGAAAAAATCTCTCCTAGTCAAGTTTATCGAGCAATTTAAGGATTTGATGATTATCATCCTAGTTGCTGCGGCTATCTTGTCCGTCATAACTTCTGGTGGGGAAGATATCGCAGATGCCATCATTATCCTAGCCGTGGTTATCATCAACGCTGCCTTTGGTGTTTACCAAGAAGGAAAAGCAGAAGAAGCCATCGAAGCCCTCAAGTCTATGTCTAGTCCAGCTGCTCGCGTTATTCGTGATGGGCACATGGCTGAGATTGATTCCAAAGAATTGGTACCAGGTGATATCGTTGCCCTTGAAGCTGGTGATGTAGTGCCAGCAGACCTACGTTTGCTAGAAGCTAATTCTCTTAAAATTGAAGAAGCAGCCTTGACAGGTGAGTCTGTTCCAGTCGAAAAAGACTTGACTGTCGAGCTCTCTGCAGATGCTGGTATTGGTGACCGTGTCAATATGGCCTTCCAAAACTCAAATGTGACTTATGGTCGTGGTCTTGGTGTTGTTGTCAATACAGGTATGTACACTGAAGTGGGTCATATCGCTGGCATGCTCCAAGATGCGGATGAGACGGATACACCACTTAAACAAAACTTGAACAACCTTTCTAAGGTTTTGACCTATGCGATTTTGGTTATTGCCCTTGTTACTTTTGTAGTTGGAGTCTTCATTCAAGGTAAAAATCCACTTGGTGAGTTGATGACCTCTGTTGCGCTTGCTGTTGCAGCCATTCCAGAAGGACTTCCTGCTATCGTGACGATCGTTCTTGCCCTTGGTACTCAAGTTTTGGCCAAACGAAACTCTATCGTTCGTAAGTTGCCAGCAGTAGAAACACTTGGTTCAACAGAAATCATCGCTTCTGATAAGACTGGTACGCTTACCATGAACAAGATGACAGTCGAAAAAGTCTTCTACGACGCAGTCCTACATGACTCAGCTGATGATATTGAACTTGGCTTGGACATGCCCCTACTTCGTTCGGTTGTCTTGGCCAATGATACCAAGATTGATGCTGAAGGTAACCTGATCGGGGATCCAACGGAAACAGCCTTCATCCAGTATGCCTTGGACAAGGGCTACGATGTTAAAGGATTTTTAGAGAAATATCCTCGTGTAGCTGAATTGCCGTTTGACTCAGATCGTAAACTCATGTCAACGGTTCATCCATTGCCAGATGGTAAATTCCTCGTGGCAGTCAAGGGGGCTCCAGATCAACTTTTGAAACGCTGTGTTGCTCGTGATAAAGCTGGAGATGTTGCTCCGATTGATGAGAAAGTCACTGAATTAATCCATACAAATAACTCGGAAATGGCTCACCAAGCCTTGCGTGTCCTTGCAGGTGCTTATAAGACTATCGACAGTATTCCAGAAAATCTTACTTCTGAAGAGCTTGAAAACAACTTGATCTTTACTGGATTGATTGGAATGATTGACCCTGAACGTGCCGAAGCAGCAGAAGCTGTTCGTGTCGCTAAGGAAGCGGGAATCCGTCCAATCATGATCACTGGTGACCACCAAGACACAGCAGAAGCTATTGCCAAACGTTTGGGAATTATCGACGAAAATGACTCGGAAGACCATGTTTTGACTGGTGCTGAGCTTAACGAACTTTCTGATGAAGAATTTGAAAAAGTCGTTGGTCAATACTCTGTCTACGCGCGTGTATCTCCAGAACACAAGGTTCGTATCGTCAAGGCTTGGCAAAAACAAGGTAAGGTTGTTGCTATGACAGGTGACGGTGTTAATGATGCGCCAGCTCTGAAAACAGCCGATATCGGTATCGGTATGGGAATCACTGGTACAGAGGTTTCTAAGGGGGCTTCTGACATGATTCTTGCAGATGATAACTTTGCGACCATTATCGTCGCAGTTGAAGAAGGACGCAAGGTCTTCTCAAACATTCAAAAGACTATTCAGTACTTACTTTCTGCCAATACTGCTGAAGTATTAACTATCTTCTTATCAACCTTGTTTGGTTGGGACGTCTTGCAGCCAGTTCATCTTTTGTGGATCAACTTGGTAACCGATACCTTCCCAGCTATCGCTCTTGGTGTTGAACCTGCTGAGCCAGGTGTTATGACCCACAAACCTCGTGGACATAAGTCAAGCTTCTTCTCAGGTGGTGTTTTGAGTTCTATCATCTATCAAGGTGTACTCCAAGCAGCTATTGTTATGAGTGTTTATGGACTTGCAATTGCTTACCCAGTTCATGTGGGTGACAATCATGCCATTCATGCGGATGCCCTTACTATGGCCTTTGCAACCCTTGGTTTGATTCAACTATTCCATGCCTACAATGTCAAGTCTGTTTACCAATCCATCTTGACAGTTGGCCCATTCAAGTCTAAGACCTTTAACTGGTCCATCTTGGTATCCTTCATCCTTCTGATGGCGACCATCGTTGTAGAACCACTTGAAGGTATCTTCCACGTAACCAAACTAGACTTGTCACAATGGGCTATTGTTCTAGCTGGAAGCTTCTCAATGATACTTATCGTCGAAATCGTCAAGTTTGTTCAACGTAAACTTGGTCTTGATAAGAACGCGATTTAA
- the yaaA gene encoding peroxide stress protein YaaA codes for MKILIPTAKEMNTNHPCIEALPLREESQAVLDSLAHYSASELETFYKVSAEKAEEEYSHIQALKDRRAKHYPALKLFDGLMYRHIKRDGLTEAEQTYLENHVLITSALYGVVPALSPMAPHRLDFLMKLKVARKTLKTHWKSAYDEALQDEDLIFSLLSSEFETVFSKEIREKMVTFKFMEDKAGQLKIHSTISKKARGAFLTALIEGQIHTVEQARKLSFAGFDYRPDLSNDLELVFVKQA; via the coding sequence ATGAAAATTTTAATCCCAACAGCAAAAGAAATGAACACAAACCATCCTTGTATCGAAGCGCTTCCCTTGAGGGAAGAAAGTCAGGCAGTTCTTGACTCACTGGCGCACTACTCAGCTAGTGAATTAGAGACTTTTTATAAGGTATCTGCCGAGAAAGCAGAAGAAGAGTACAGCCATATTCAAGCTCTAAAAGATCGAAGGGCTAAGCATTATCCAGCCTTGAAACTCTTTGACGGTCTCATGTATCGCCACATCAAACGAGATGGGTTAACCGAGGCTGAACAAACCTATCTTGAAAATCATGTCCTGATTACCTCGGCTTTATACGGTGTTGTCCCTGCCTTATCTCCCATGGCTCCTCACCGTTTGGACTTCTTGATGAAGTTAAAAGTGGCTAGAAAAACCCTAAAGACTCATTGGAAATCAGCCTATGATGAGGCACTTCAGGACGAGGACTTGATATTCTCACTCCTATCATCAGAGTTTGAAACCGTATTTTCGAAGGAAATTAGAGAAAAGATGGTGACCTTCAAATTTATGGAGGACAAGGCAGGCCAGTTGAAAATCCACTCAACCATTTCAAAAAAAGCCCGTGGTGCCTTTTTGACCGCCTTGATAGAGGGGCAAATCCATACAGTCGAACAAGCTCGCAAGCTCAGTTTTGCAGGCTTTGACTACCGACCTGATTTATCAAATGATTTAGAACTCGTCTTTGTGAAACAAGCATAA
- a CDS encoding DUF5590 domain-containing protein, with amino-acid sequence MKLRQKKAKNKLLLQYGIGIALVVLVMTTSFLYLISLSMKPYQDARVEGEKLAKQYAELEKADQVDFYNGLEGYYSVLGHNKKQEAIAVLIEKNDHKIYVYQLDKGISQDKAATISREKGASDIDKITFGRYQDKPIWEVKSGKQYYLVDFETGAVIQ; translated from the coding sequence GTGAAACTAAGACAGAAAAAAGCAAAAAACAAGCTACTTTTACAGTATGGAATCGGCATTGCTCTGGTAGTACTAGTCATGACCACTTCCTTCCTTTATCTGATATCACTCAGCATGAAACCCTATCAAGATGCTAGAGTTGAGGGAGAAAAACTAGCCAAGCAGTATGCAGAATTGGAAAAGGCAGATCAGGTTGATTTTTATAATGGACTAGAAGGTTATTACAGCGTTTTAGGACATAATAAAAAGCAAGAGGCCATTGCCGTACTGATTGAAAAGAATGACCACAAGATTTATGTTTATCAGCTTGATAAAGGGATTTCTCAAGACAAGGCAGCGACGATTTCGAGGGAAAAAGGAGCTAGCGACATTGACAAGATTACTTTTGGTCGCTATCAGGACAAGCCGATTTGGGAAGTTAAGTCAGGAAAACAGTACTATCTGGTTGACTTTGAAACAGGAGCAGTGATCCAATAA
- a CDS encoding NADPH-dependent FMN reductase: MSKKVLFIVGSLRQGSFNHQMALEAEKALAGKAEVSYLDYSAVPLFSQDLEVPTHPAVAAAREAVLAADAIWIFSPVYNFSIPGTVKNLLDWLSRAIDLSDTRGASALQDKFVTVSSVANAGHDQLFAIYKDLLPFIRTQVVGDFTAARVNDSAWADGKLVLEEATASSLAKQADDLLVAIN, translated from the coding sequence ATGTCTAAAAAAGTATTATTTATCGTCGGTTCACTACGCCAAGGTTCTTTCAACCACCAAATGGCCCTCGAAGCTGAAAAAGCACTTGCTGGAAAAGCAGAAGTTAGCTATCTTGATTACTCAGCTGTTCCTCTCTTCAGCCAAGATTTGGAAGTTCCAACTCATCCAGCTGTAGCTGCTGCTCGTGAAGCAGTCCTTGCTGCGGATGCTATCTGGATCTTCTCTCCAGTCTACAACTTCTCTATCCCTGGAACAGTGAAAAACTTGCTTGACTGGCTCTCTCGCGCCATTGACTTGTCTGATACACGTGGTGCTTCTGCCCTCCAAGACAAGTTTGTTACTGTCTCATCTGTAGCCAATGCTGGTCACGATCAACTCTTTGCTATTTACAAAGACCTCTTGCCATTTATCCGTACACAAGTCGTTGGTGATTTTACAGCTGCTCGTGTCAATGACTCTGCTTGGGCAGACGGAAAATTGGTGTTAGAAGAAGCAACTGCTTCATCACTTGCAAAACAAGCGGACGACCTTCTTGTAGCCATCAACTAA
- a CDS encoding MarR family transcriptional regulator, with translation MKQYLKEKISDNQLDLKTAIVLNKAIRTFKPYEAKAAKEHGLTPTQFSVLETLYSKGELRIQDLIEKMLATSGNMTVVIRNMVRDGWISRTCDPKDRRSFFLKLTPAGRRKIEEVLPDHIDSIVEALSILEDGEKEDLIQILKKFKNL, from the coding sequence ATGAAACAATATTTGAAAGAGAAAATTTCCGATAATCAACTAGACTTAAAAACGGCTATCGTCCTCAATAAAGCCATACGAACTTTTAAACCATATGAAGCCAAGGCTGCTAAAGAACACGGGCTAACACCCACCCAATTTTCAGTTTTGGAAACCCTCTATAGCAAGGGGGAACTACGCATTCAGGATTTGATTGAAAAAATGTTGGCCACTTCTGGAAACATGACTGTTGTCATTCGAAATATGGTTCGAGATGGATGGATTTCTAGAACTTGCGACCCCAAGGATCGTCGCTCCTTTTTCCTGAAATTAACACCTGCAGGACGCAGAAAAATCGAGGAGGTTCTTCCTGACCATATCGATTCTATCGTAGAAGCACTCAGCATCTTGGAAGATGGCGAAAAGGAAGACTTAATCCAGATTTTAAAAAAATTTAAAAATTTGTGA
- a CDS encoding pyridoxal phosphate-dependent aminotransferase has translation MKLSKRVLEMEESITLASDARAKALKAQGKDVLFLTLGQPDFHTPENIQDAAVEAIRDGRASFYTVASGLPELKAAVNTYFERYYGYSVAANEVTFATGAKFSLYTFFMAVVNPGDEVIIPTPYWVSYGDQVKMAEGVPVFVQAKEDNHFKVTVEQLEAARTDKTKILVLNSPSNPTGMIYSREELLAIGNWAVAHDVLILADDIYGRLVYNGNEFVPISSLSEAIRKQTIVINGVSKAYAMTGWRVGYAVGNPEIIAAMSKLTGQTTSNLTAVSQYATIEALTGPQDSVETMRQAFEERLNTIYPLLCQVPGFEVVKPQGAFYLFPNVKKAMEMKGYTDVTEFATAILEEVGLALITGAGFGAPENVRLSYATDLDTLKEAIRRLHQFMEK, from the coding sequence ATGAAACTATCCAAACGTGTACTAGAAATGGAAGAAAGCATCACTCTAGCTAGTGATGCAAGAGCCAAAGCATTAAAAGCTCAGGGAAAGGATGTTCTTTTCTTAACCTTGGGACAGCCTGATTTTCATACTCCTGAAAACATTCAGGATGCAGCGGTAGAAGCGATTCGAGATGGACGAGCTTCCTTTTATACAGTTGCTTCAGGCCTACCAGAGTTAAAAGCGGCGGTTAATACCTATTTTGAACGCTATTATGGGTATTCTGTTGCAGCCAACGAGGTTACCTTTGCCACTGGTGCTAAGTTCTCTCTCTACACCTTCTTTATGGCTGTGGTCAATCCAGGTGATGAAGTCATTATCCCTACACCATACTGGGTCAGCTATGGAGACCAGGTCAAAATGGCAGAAGGAGTGCCAGTCTTTGTCCAGGCAAAGGAAGACAATCACTTTAAAGTAACAGTAGAGCAGCTAGAAGCAGCGCGAACAGATAAGACCAAGATCTTAGTTCTCAATTCACCATCGAATCCGACCGGTATGATTTACTCTCGTGAGGAACTCTTGGCTATCGGAAATTGGGCTGTTGCGCATGATGTCCTTATCTTAGCAGATGATATTTATGGTCGTTTGGTTTATAACGGGAACGAATTTGTTCCAATTTCTAGTCTGTCAGAAGCCATTCGCAAGCAAACCATCGTGATTAACGGTGTATCTAAGGCCTATGCCATGACTGGTTGGCGGGTAGGTTATGCAGTAGGAAATCCTGAAATTATTGCTGCCATGAGCAAGCTAACAGGACAAACAACCTCCAACCTGACTGCTGTATCACAATATGCTACCATTGAAGCCTTAACTGGGCCACAAGACTCTGTCGAAACCATGCGCCAAGCATTTGAGGAACGCCTTAATACCATCTATCCTCTCTTGTGCCAAGTGCCAGGATTTGAAGTAGTCAAACCCCAAGGTGCCTTCTATCTTTTCCCAAATGTTAAAAAAGCGATGGAAATGAAGGGTTATACCGATGTGACAGAGTTTGCAACGGCTATTCTCGAAGAAGTCGGTCTGGCCTTGATTACAGGAGCAGGGTTTGGTGCGCCTGAAAATGTTCGTCTCAGCTATGCCACAGACTTGGATACCTTGAAAGAAGCTATTCGTCGTTTGCACCAGTTTATGGAAAAATAA
- a CDS encoding DUF3953 domain-containing protein, with protein MIFIEYKNRFSQFKEKKDKFLSILTSLAGTALVLVAIWLEWPK; from the coding sequence TTGATTTTCATTGAGTATAAAAATAGGTTTTCTCAGTTCAAGGAGAAAAAAGATAAATTCTTATCTATCTTAACAAGCTTAGCTGGCACAGCCCTTGTTCTCGTGGCTATCTGGTTAGAATGGCCAAAATAA
- the asnS gene encoding asparagine--tRNA ligase, protein MMTKRVTIIDVKDYVGQEVTIGAWVANKSGKGKIAFLQLRDGTAFFQGVAFKPNFVEKFGEEVGLEKFETIKHLSQETSVYVTGIVKEDERSKFGYELDITDIEVIGESQDYPITPKEHGTDFLMDNRHLWLRSRKQVAVMQIRNAIIYATYEFFDKNGFMKFDSPILSGNAAEDSTELFETDYFGTPAYLSQSGQLYLEAGAMALGRVFDFGPVFRAEKSKTRRHLTEFWMMDAEYSYLTHDESLDLQEAYVKALLQGVLDRALQALETLERDTELLKRYIAEPFKRITYDQAIDLLQEHENDEDADYEHLEHGDDFGSPHETWISNHFGVPTFVMNYPAAIKAFYMKPVPGNPERVLCADLLAPEGYGEIIGGSMREEDYDALVAKMEELGMDRTEYEFYLDLRKYGTVPHGGFGIGIERMVTFAAGTKHIREAIPFPRMLHRIKP, encoded by the coding sequence ATTATGACAAAACGTGTAACAATTATTGATGTAAAAGACTACGTTGGTCAAGAAGTGACCATCGGAGCCTGGGTTGCCAATAAATCAGGAAAAGGGAAAATTGCCTTCTTGCAATTGCGTGATGGAACAGCCTTCTTCCAAGGTGTAGCCTTTAAACCAAACTTTGTAGAAAAATTTGGTGAAGAGGTAGGTCTTGAAAAATTTGAAACGATCAAACACTTGAGTCAAGAAACTTCTGTTTATGTGACAGGAATTGTCAAAGAAGACGAACGTTCTAAGTTTGGCTATGAGTTGGATATTACAGACATCGAAGTGATCGGTGAATCTCAAGACTACCCAATCACACCAAAAGAACACGGAACAGACTTCTTGATGGACAACCGTCACTTGTGGCTCCGCTCTCGTAAGCAAGTAGCAGTGATGCAAATCCGTAACGCTATCATCTATGCAACTTATGAGTTTTTCGACAAGAACGGCTTCATGAAATTTGATAGCCCAATTCTTTCAGGAAACGCGGCTGAAGATTCAACAGAACTCTTTGAAACAGACTACTTTGGAACACCAGCCTACTTGAGTCAATCAGGTCAGCTTTACCTAGAAGCAGGGGCTATGGCTCTTGGTCGTGTCTTTGACTTTGGTCCAGTATTCCGTGCTGAAAAATCAAAAACACGCCGTCACTTGACTGAGTTCTGGATGATGGATGCGGAGTACTCTTACTTGACACATGATGAGTCACTTGACTTGCAAGAAGCTTACGTAAAAGCCCTTCTTCAAGGTGTTCTTGACCGTGCACTTCAAGCCTTGGAAACCTTGGAACGTGATACAGAGCTCTTGAAACGCTACATTGCAGAGCCATTCAAACGCATCACTTACGATCAAGCCATTGACCTTTTGCAAGAGCATGAAAATGATGAAGATGCTGACTACGAGCATCTTGAGCATGGCGATGACTTTGGTTCACCACACGAAACATGGATTTCAAACCACTTTGGTGTGCCAACATTTGTTATGAACTACCCAGCAGCCATCAAGGCCTTCTACATGAAACCAGTTCCTGGAAATCCAGAGCGCGTGCTTTGTGCAGATTTGCTCGCACCAGAAGGATATGGAGAAATCATCGGTGGTTCTATGCGTGAGGAAGACTACGATGCTCTTGTTGCTAAAATGGAAGAACTTGGAATGGATCGTACAGAGTATGAATTTTACCTTGACCTTCGTAAATATGGTACAGTACCACATGGTGGATTTGGTATCGGTATTGAACGTATGGTCACTTTCGCAGCAGGTACAAAACACATCCGTGAAGCTATTCCATTCCCACGTATGTTGCACCGTATCAAACCATAA